The following are encoded together in the Malaya genurostris strain Urasoe2022 chromosome 3, Malgen_1.1, whole genome shotgun sequence genome:
- the LOC131434354 gene encoding uncharacterized protein LOC131434354 → MSSELKELKSQQRQIRSTFDGVKQFIQKFKREKHETQIETRLEMLDGAMKEFYTIRRKIDVLTEDHDKKETIDSKEDPDDREARLAVLIQKRESEQSTIIQQAEDTYCELKASLHQLSGKSRTASTSDPAIVQVPATSSAFSKVKLPEIKLPNFSGKIREWVTFRDMFLSLIHRNDQLTDVDKFTYLRSTLGGEALQEISAIEMSAANYTVAWDLLQKRFENKKLIVKAHLDALFTEEPLKREGYDGLNHLLSEYDRNLQMLDKIGENTYNWSTMLVYMVCSRLDSATLRQWESHHCSKEVPTYDELVGFLRNHCAVLQSIAPNKPPQTEVKKSRFTPSHTHTSTGVIRCPFCEESPHSAFKCQKFIKMKVPERYEKVKRCGLCLNCLSPSHLVRFCNKGFCRHCKQKHHSLLHNGAIINGSNGHTPQNNVSATPSQSRPPAANTSQVQPQPQSQTTQSHTTTPATNSLPIAHTDMQSHSHQSFITNHTPSNHINSLTTNSYTSLSQVLLSTAVVHVVDRYGNIQLARALLDSCSEYCFITTNLYKKLYLPESVSYLSVSGIGGSIVKSSKMVEATIAPRSSHISNYLATVKLHVLPKLTSSLPFHPVDIQQLAIPNNIILADPKFNEPGPIDVILGAEYYYDLLTDGRLKLSEGGSTLQQTVFGWIVSGRVNNRNVGVPRTISHPCTTLDLRDILTKIWELE, encoded by the coding sequence ATGTCAAGTGAATTGAAGGAGTTGAAGTCGCAACAGCGACAGATTCGAAGTACATTTGACGGTGTGAAACAGTTCATTCAGAAATTCAAGCGTGAGAAACATGAAACCCAAATCGAAACCAGATTGGAGATGCTGGACGGAGCTATGAAAGAGTTCTACACTATTCGGAGGAAAATAGATGTACTAACAGAAGATCACGATAAGAAGGAAACAATTGATTCGAAAGAAGACCCGGACGATCGTGAAGCGCGTCTAGCAGTACTCATTCAGAAACGAGAGTCAGAACAATCAACTATCATTCAACAGGCTGAAGACACATACTGCGAGTTgaaggcatcgttacaccaaCTTTCAGGAAAATCGCGTACTGCATCAACATCGGATCCAGCAATTGTTCAAGTTCCTGCAACTTCTAGTGCATTTTCTAAGGTTaagcttccagaaataaaactcCCAAATTTTAGTGGCAAAATACGGGAGTGGGTCACGTTCCGTGatatgtttttaagtttaatCCATCGCAATGATCAGTTGACTGATGTAGATAAGTTTACATATCTTCGGTCAACGCTTGGTGGTGAAGCATTGCAAGAAATCTCAGCAATCGAAATGTCCGCTGCAAACTACACGGTCGCGTGGGACTTACTTCAAAAACGTTTCGAAAACAAGAAACTAATAGTGAAGGCACACCTTGATGCTCTGTTTACAGAAGAACCATTGAAACGCGAAGGTTACGATGGCCTCAATCATTTGCTAAGTGAATATGATAGAAACCTTCAAATGCTTGATAAGATTGGGGAAAATACTTATAACTGGAGTACGATGCTCGTTTATATGGTATGCTCCAGACTAGATTCAGCCACTTTACGCCAGTGGGAATCACATCATTGTTCCAAGGAGGTTCCCACCTACGATGAATTGGTAGGTTTCTTACGAAATCACTGCGCTGTTCTGCAATCGATTGCTCCTAATAAACCACCTCAAACTGAAGTCAAGAAGTCTCGTTTCACCCCCAGTCATACTCATACATCTACAGGAGTTATTCGTTGTCCATTCTGTGAGGAGAGCCCGCATTCTGCCTTCAAATGCCAGAAATTCATTAAAATGAAAGTACCCGAACGGTATGAGAAAGTGAAGCGCTGTGGGTTGTGTTTGAACTGTTTGTCTCCATCGCATCTGGTTCGATTCTGCAATAAGGGTTTCTGTCGACATTGTAAACAGAAACATCACTCACTTCTACACAATGGAGCTATAATCAATGGATCAAATGGGCATACTCCGCAGAATAATGTCTCCGCTACGCCCTCGCAGAGCAGACCACCAGCAGCGAACACTTCTCAAGTACAACCACAGCCACAGAGCCAGACCACACAAAGTCACACCACAACACCTGCTACGAATTCACTTCCGATCGCACACACTGATATGCAATCACACAGTCACCAATCATTCATCACAAATCACACACCATCGAATCATATCAATTCGTTGACTACAAATTCGTACACATCATTAAGCCAAGTTTTGTTGTCCACTGCTGTAGTTCACGTGGTTGATCGTTACGGCAATATCCAGTTAGCCAGAGCGCTTTTGGACTCATGCTCAGAATATTGCTTTATTACTACGAATCTGTACAAAAAACTGTATTTACCAGAATCAGTCAGCTATCTCTCGGTTTCGGGAATCGGAGGTTCCATTGTGAAGTCATCGAAAATGGTAGAAGCAACAATAGCGCCGAGATCATCTCACATCTCAAACTATCTCGCAACCGTAAAACTCCACGTTTTACCAAAACTCACGTCAAGTTTGCCGTTTCATCCTGTCGATATTCAGCAACTTGCGAtccccaacaacataattctagCGGACCCGAAATTCAACGAACCTGGTCCAATAGATGTTATTTTGGGAGCTGAATACTATTACGATCTGTTGACAGATGGAAGGCTTAAACTTTCAGAAGGAGGTTCAACACTACAACAAACCGTATTCGGTTGGATTGTGTCAGGTCGTGTGAACAATCGAAACGTAGGAGTTCCCAGAACAATTTCTCATCCTTGTACAACACTCGATCTACGAGACATTCTAACGAAGATCTGGGAACTAGAATag